A stretch of Acidobacteriota bacterium DNA encodes these proteins:
- a CDS encoding NDP-sugar synthase has translation MKAMILAAGFGTRLWPLTIGRTKPAIPFLNRPLIAFTIDYLKQFGCDEIIINLHHEPDSVRTQIGDGSQFGVRIHYAVEEPEILGTSGALDNVREQLENDTFLVVNGKIITDIDLAAALQTHREKQALATLVLRPNPKRERFSEVLVTADDRIEKFAGFPQASDLRPPTSDLRPQTSGLETQNPELRTLNPEPPLMFTGIHILDPKIFEFIPRGVFSDSVRDVYPPAMAAGKVIAAHVAAQGSWYELSTLERYWAISQEFLRREGSDVVMDEGCQIDPGAQVSGSILWQRVRVERGARLTDCVIGDDVVIPAGAEFQRAVIVRAALAAHQPPPEKAQRGVVVGDNLVVPF, from the coding sequence ATGAAAGCAATGATCCTCGCCGCTGGTTTCGGCACACGTTTATGGCCGCTGACCATCGGCAGAACCAAACCGGCAATTCCCTTCCTCAACCGCCCGTTGATCGCCTTCACGATTGATTATCTGAAGCAGTTCGGCTGCGACGAAATCATCATCAATTTGCATCACGAACCCGACTCCGTGCGCACCCAAATCGGCGACGGCTCGCAATTCGGCGTGCGCATCCATTACGCCGTCGAAGAGCCGGAAATTCTGGGCACTTCAGGCGCGCTCGACAACGTGCGCGAACAACTCGAAAACGACACCTTCCTCGTCGTCAACGGCAAGATCATCACCGACATTGATCTGGCGGCGGCGCTGCAAACACATCGTGAAAAGCAGGCGCTCGCCACACTGGTGCTGCGTCCCAACCCCAAACGCGAACGCTTCAGCGAAGTGCTTGTGACTGCCGATGACCGCATCGAGAAATTCGCGGGCTTCCCCCAGGCCTCAGACCTCAGACCTCCGACCTCCGACCTCAGACCCCAGACTTCAGGCCTCGAAACCCAGAACCCAGAACTTAGAACTCTGAACCCAGAACCGCCCTTAATGTTCACCGGCATTCACATCCTCGACCCCAAGATTTTCGAATTCATTCCGCGCGGCGTCTTTTCTGACTCGGTGCGCGATGTCTATCCGCCCGCAATGGCCGCAGGCAAAGTGATCGCCGCGCACGTCGCCGCGCAAGGTTCGTGGTACGAGCTAAGCACGCTCGAACGCTATTGGGCGATTAGCCAGGAATTTTTGCGGCGTGAGGGAAGCGATGTGGTCATGGACGAAGGCTGCCAGATTGACCCCGGCGCGCAAGTCAGCGGTTCGATCCTTTGGCAACGTGTGCGCGTCGAACGTGGCGCGCGGCTGACCGATTGCGTCATCGGCGATGACGTCGTCATTCCCGCCGGAGCTGAATTTCAGCGCGCGGTGATCGTGCGCGCCGCCCTCGCCGCCCATCAGCCACCGCCCGAAAAAGCCCAGCGCGGCGTGGTCGTCGGCGACAATCTTGTCGTGCCTTTCTGA
- a CDS encoding YajQ family cyclic di-GMP-binding protein, whose protein sequence is MAQQNTFDITSKIDHAEVVNAIQQALKEVQTRFDFKDSKSNIETENKDAIILTSDDEYRLNSLNDILQGKFVKRGVPLKGLTYGKVEQALGGTVRQRITLQQGIPQEKAKEIVRQIKDSKLKVQASIQGDLVRVAGKDRDVLQQVMALLRNHDFGIDMQFGNYRTT, encoded by the coding sequence ATGGCGCAGCAAAATACCTTCGACATCACTTCCAAGATTGACCACGCCGAAGTCGTGAATGCGATTCAGCAGGCGCTGAAAGAAGTGCAGACGCGCTTCGATTTCAAAGACAGCAAAAGCAACATTGAAACCGAAAACAAAGACGCGATCATTCTGACTTCGGATGATGAGTACCGGCTGAATAGCCTGAACGACATCCTGCAAGGCAAGTTCGTCAAGCGCGGTGTGCCCTTGAAAGGGCTGACTTACGGCAAGGTCGAACAGGCCTTGGGTGGCACAGTGCGCCAGCGCATCACGCTGCAACAGGGCATTCCGCAAGAGAAAGCCAAAGAGATCGTCAGGCAAATCAAGGATTCCAAGCTCAAAGTGCAAGCTTCGATTCAGGGCGATCTGGTGCGTGTCGCGGGCAAAGACCGCGATGTGCTGCAACAAGTGATGGCGCTGTTGCGCAATCACGATTTCGGGATTGATATGCAGTTCGGCAATTACCGGACGACCTAA
- a CDS encoding glycosyltransferase family 9 protein, with product MSSFDFNITNAQAAQKLARCRALCAAGTPAQAELAQLAQLAQQAAEQCLTCQHATGAPLRAAVTLLCELGARPEPELVRLGSDALFREVIERLNDSFAPESCAAYDRVFAQVIEFYRRLPAARELDARLRQFGLPDEAALLARKAKLAHPRLPAHDIRKVLLLSRVTIGADVAITSVLLAGARQHYPQAEIVLLGSAKLRELFGGAARIRVRELPYERGGTVLARLQSWLAVVTAIEDEARDCAPSELLVLDPDSRLTQLGLLPVLADETRYLFFESRRFGHETDLPLGQLTARWWQTLSGAGTALFPQLALPGEHTAFGQTVARKLRAAGQQHLVSLSFGVGGNAAKRVNAEFEAALLPRLLQASALILDKGGAPDERAQIDALTAALRTAGRQVLELNAENAAAKLADETGQPVIVTWDGSIGAFAGLIAASDQYIGYDSAGQHLAAALGIPALTIFVNGNSTRFAERWRPSGRGVSKVVQLPIEQLAQKQGTDNLLAKVLTLSQKLRQGSPAALTSR from the coding sequence ATGTCTTCATTTGATTTCAACATCACCAACGCCCAAGCCGCGCAGAAGTTGGCGCGCTGCCGCGCGCTTTGCGCCGCCGGAACGCCCGCGCAGGCGGAGCTGGCGCAGTTGGCGCAATTGGCGCAGCAGGCGGCAGAGCAATGCCTGACTTGCCAGCATGCTACCGGCGCGCCGTTGCGCGCCGCTGTCACACTGCTTTGCGAATTGGGCGCGCGCCCTGAACCGGAGTTGGTGCGCCTGGGCAGCGACGCCCTCTTTCGTGAGGTTATCGAGCGGCTGAACGATTCGTTCGCGCCGGAAAGCTGCGCGGCCTATGACCGCGTGTTTGCGCAGGTGATCGAGTTTTACCGGCGCCTGCCGGCGGCGCGTGAACTGGACGCGCGGCTGCGGCAATTCGGTTTGCCGGATGAAGCGGCGCTGCTGGCACGCAAGGCTAAGCTCGCGCATCCACGCCTGCCCGCACACGACATTCGCAAAGTGCTGCTGCTCTCACGCGTCACCATCGGCGCGGATGTGGCAATCACCAGCGTGTTGCTCGCCGGAGCAAGGCAACACTATCCGCAGGCTGAAATCGTGTTGCTCGGTTCAGCCAAGTTGCGCGAGTTGTTCGGCGGCGCTGCGCGGATTCGTGTGCGCGAATTGCCTTACGAACGCGGCGGGACAGTGCTGGCGCGTTTGCAAAGCTGGCTGGCGGTGGTGACGGCGATTGAGGACGAAGCGCGGGATTGCGCGCCAAGCGAGTTGCTGGTGCTCGATCCTGATTCGCGGCTGACGCAGTTGGGACTGTTGCCGGTGCTTGCAGATGAAACGCGGTATCTGTTTTTTGAAAGCCGCCGCTTTGGACACGAGACCGATTTGCCGTTGGGGCAGTTGACGGCGCGCTGGTGGCAAACCTTGAGCGGAGCCGGGACAGCGCTCTTTCCGCAACTGGCACTGCCTGGGGAACACACAGCATTTGGGCAAACCGTCGCGCGGAAATTGCGCGCCGCCGGTCAGCAACACCTCGTCAGCCTCAGCTTCGGCGTCGGCGGCAATGCAGCGAAGCGCGTCAATGCGGAATTTGAAGCGGCGCTTTTACCACGCTTGCTGCAAGCTTCGGCGTTGATCTTGGACAAGGGGGGCGCGCCGGATGAGCGCGCGCAGATTGACGCATTGACGGCGGCGTTACGCACGGCAGGCCGGCAGGTGCTTGAACTGAATGCTGAAAATGCCGCCGCCAAACTGGCGGATGAAACGGGCCAGCCAGTCATCGTCACTTGGGACGGCAGCATCGGCGCGTTCGCGGGGTTGATTGCGGCCAGCGATCAATACATCGGTTACGACTCGGCGGGCCAGCATCTGGCGGCGGCGTTGGGCATACCAGCGTTGACGATCTTTGTGAATGGCAACTCGACGCGGTTTGCTGAACGCTGGCGGCCTTCTGGCAGGGGCGTGAGCAAAGTCGTTCAACTGCCCATTGAACAGCTTGCACAGAAGCAGGGTACCGACAACCTGCTCGCCAAAGTTTTAACGTTGTCTCAAAAATTGCGGCAGGGTTCTCCCGCTGCGCTTACTTCACGTTGA
- a CDS encoding YfhO family protein produces the protein MFKRLALISVLVLLPVVYFLPAVLGRVGVLDGDGWQYALGLRLLAAQMASSGELPLWNPYIFGGMPFLATVQVGALNPLNWLFASFAPDRAAVLMLLACFQLALSGTYLYARSLQLKRAAALVAGLIFAFGGFMVAHIEHTVIIAAAVWLPWLLLAVERLYEQPSWRWIALGALFIALQIGAGHPQPAFYALVTVGAYALFTLVVRVTPERRWQFAAAIALVACFGLLLAAPLWLPALELARQGERAQISYEFFGSFALPPRRLLALVFPYFFGGYGLGPYRVPVWDAWWESKWLCGYGGLLGLLLSFVALSRARRQPLVWFWSGTAVVALALALGPHLPFDLNYLLYRLPGFNLFRCSYRNLFEFSFALAVLAGLGLNSLAQMKMKCALISIRHSALALTALVTGTALVYRLYAGRLGTPALLPAQAGSLANAEALLPMLFCGLSIVALWLYARRRTAWAAAGLVTVLLLDLASFGSFSYWRLLDPNLVARLADPPTVAFIKAREADLNAFRTVSQSKGGDPDLLNSANVSIPRGLQIVNGYDPLRLPRFADLAGQVDMFGVVQDLNIYAPAAQGLNLLNTKYLLWERGSPDLKHGEVGFSYNELGLQFSANTKAEFTTNGAPATELAIVSLLSDAAPLTDGTPVLKIKLHTTAGHVIERELQAGRDTAEWAYDRADVRDAIRHQRATTVESAPAAPNGGFQSHRYLARLSFERSDIIRIELASALTRAHLLLARASLYDAGTGLSTPLERVTLAPERWRKLASFGVVDVYENRQALPRAWLVPQISVLPRAEILRAIQTGNLPNGTNFNPADLALLEAEDTPTISALPATTATTGVHVTHYSPQRIELDVRNSQPAFLVLSEMYYPGWEAEMDGNPVAIQRADHTLRGIWLPPGAQRVVFNYRLPFFRAGVLAAAIGISLLLAGALFNRRKTARLPLSDQLHPLPIGNESMPRPLV, from the coding sequence GTGTTCAAACGTCTGGCGCTCATTTCGGTGCTGGTCTTGCTGCCTGTGGTCTATTTCCTTCCGGCGGTGTTGGGCAGGGTGGGTGTCCTGGATGGAGATGGCTGGCAGTACGCGCTAGGTCTGCGCCTGTTGGCGGCGCAGATGGCGAGTTCCGGCGAGTTGCCGTTGTGGAACCCGTATATCTTCGGTGGCATGCCTTTCCTGGCGACGGTGCAAGTCGGCGCGCTCAATCCGTTGAACTGGCTCTTCGCCAGTTTCGCGCCGGACAGGGCAGCCGTGTTGATGTTGCTCGCCTGTTTCCAATTGGCCTTGAGCGGCACGTATCTGTATGCCCGCAGCCTGCAATTGAAGCGCGCCGCCGCGCTAGTCGCGGGACTGATCTTCGCCTTCGGCGGATTCATGGTCGCGCACATCGAACACACCGTCATTATCGCCGCCGCCGTTTGGCTGCCCTGGTTGTTGCTGGCAGTCGAACGGTTGTATGAACAACCCAGTTGGCGCTGGATTGCGTTGGGCGCGCTGTTCATCGCCTTGCAAATCGGCGCGGGTCATCCGCAACCGGCGTTTTATGCGCTGGTCACCGTGGGTGCTTACGCGCTCTTCACTTTGGTCGTGCGCGTCACGCCGGAACGCCGCTGGCAATTCGCCGCCGCCATCGCGCTGGTCGCCTGCTTTGGCTTACTGCTCGCCGCGCCGCTCTGGCTGCCCGCGCTGGAACTGGCGCGGCAAGGGGAACGCGCGCAGATCAGCTATGAATTCTTCGGCTCCTTCGCCCTGCCGCCGCGCCGTTTGCTGGCGTTGGTCTTCCCGTATTTCTTCGGCGGTTACGGGCTGGGGCCGTATCGCGTGCCGGTCTGGGATGCGTGGTGGGAAAGCAAATGGCTGTGCGGTTACGGCGGCCTGCTTGGGTTGTTGCTCAGCTTCGTTGCGCTGAGCCGGGCACGGCGGCAACCATTGGTTTGGTTTTGGAGCGGAACGGCAGTCGTGGCGCTGGCGCTGGCGCTCGGCCCGCATTTGCCATTCGATCTGAATTATCTGCTGTATCGCCTGCCCGGCTTCAACCTGTTCCGCTGTTCGTATCGAAACCTCTTCGAATTTAGCTTTGCGTTGGCCGTGCTGGCGGGCCTCGGCCTAAACAGTCTGGCGCAGATGAAAATGAAATGTGCGCTCATCAGCATACGTCACAGCGCGTTGGCGTTAACCGCGCTGGTGACAGGCACCGCGTTGGTCTATCGCCTGTATGCCGGGCGCTTGGGAACGCCTGCGCTGCTGCCCGCCCAGGCCGGCTCGCTCGCCAATGCCGAAGCCCTGTTGCCGATGCTCTTTTGCGGGTTGAGCATCGTTGCGCTCTGGCTTTATGCGCGGCGGCGCACGGCTTGGGCCGCCGCTGGTTTGGTCACGGTGCTTTTGCTTGATCTGGCTTCGTTCGGCTCGTTCTCTTACTGGCGCTTGCTCGATCCCAATCTGGTGGCGCGACTGGCCGATCCACCGACGGTCGCGTTCATCAAAGCGCGCGAAGCTGACTTGAACGCCTTCCGCACGGTGAGTCAGTCAAAAGGCGGCGATCCCGATTTGCTGAATAGCGCCAACGTTTCGATCCCGCGCGGCTTGCAGATTGTCAACGGCTACGACCCGCTGCGGCTGCCGCGTTTCGCCGACCTCGCGGGCCAGGTAGACATGTTCGGCGTCGTGCAGGATTTGAATATCTACGCGCCAGCAGCGCAGGGTTTGAACCTGCTCAACACGAAATACCTGCTCTGGGAACGTGGCAGCCCCGACCTCAAACACGGTGAAGTAGGCTTCAGTTACAACGAACTGGGGTTGCAATTCAGCGCAAACACCAAAGCGGAATTCACCACGAACGGCGCACCCGCCACCGAACTCGCCATCGTCTCGCTCTTGAGCGACGCCGCCCCACTCACCGACGGCACGCCCGTGCTGAAAATCAAATTGCACACCACGGCGGGCCACGTCATCGAGCGCGAATTACAAGCCGGACGCGACACCGCCGAATGGGCCTATGACCGGGCTGATGTGCGCGACGCCATCCGTCACCAACGCGCCACCACCGTCGAGAGCGCCCCGGCAGCCCCAAATGGAGGCTTTCAAAGTCATCGCTATCTGGCCCGGCTTAGCTTTGAACGCAGCGACATCATACGCATCGAATTGGCATCCGCACTTACCCGCGCGCACCTATTACTCGCCCGCGCTTCGCTGTATGACGCGGGCACGGGCCTCTCAACGCCGCTCGAGCGGGTGACGCTGGCCCCGGAACGCTGGCGCAAATTGGCGAGTTTTGGCGTGGTGGATGTTTACGAAAACCGCCAAGCCCTGCCGCGCGCCTGGCTCGTGCCGCAAATCAGCGTGCTGCCACGGGCAGAAATCCTACGCGCCATTCAAACCGGCAACCTTCCCAACGGCACAAACTTCAACCCGGCGGACTTGGCACTGTTGGAAGCCGAAGACACGCCGACAATCTCTGCGTTGCCCGCAACCACGGCAACGACTGGCGTCCACGTCACGCATTACAGTCCGCAACGCATCGAACTGGACGTGCGCAATTCGCAACCCGCCTTTCTGGTGCTCAGCGAAATGTATTACCCCGGTTGGGAAGCCGAAATGGATGGCAATCCCGTCGCCATCCAACGCGCGGATCACACGTTGCGCGGCATCTGGCTTCCGCCCGGCGCGCAACGTGTCGTTTTCAATTATCGTCTCCCGTTCTTTCGCGCCGGTGTCTTGGCCGCCGCCATCGGCATCTCGCTCTTGCTCGCCGGAGCGCTCTTCAACCGTCGCAAGACAGCCCGGCTGCCCTTGTCCGACCAACTCCATCCGCTGCCCATTGGCAACGAAAGTATGCCGCGCCCGCTCGTTTGA
- a CDS encoding TatD family hydrolase: protein MFIDSHAHLDVPNYDADRAEVIARAQATGVELMLEIAGSDVGKGSLPNGLKLAEEYPFIYAAVGLHPHEASLYDEALEAELLSAAQHPKVIGWGEIGLDYHYDHSPREVQRRVFARQLELARKMQLPAIIHTREAEDDTIAILQEHWAQGCGAEIGGIIHCFTSTQALAAAALAMGFSISFSGVVTFKAADELRAVAQSVPLDRLLIETDCPFLAPVPHRGKRNEPAFVIETARKLAELKDVTVEEIAQVTTANFKRLFKLPSE, encoded by the coding sequence ATGTTTATTGATTCCCACGCCCATCTCGACGTACCCAACTACGACGCTGACCGTGCCGAGGTCATCGCACGCGCGCAGGCCACCGGGGTCGAATTGATGTTGGAAATCGCGGGCAGCGATGTGGGCAAAGGTTCGCTCCCCAATGGCTTAAAACTGGCCGAAGAGTATCCGTTCATTTACGCGGCGGTCGGGCTGCATCCGCACGAAGCCAGTTTGTATGACGAAGCGTTGGAAGCCGAATTGCTCAGTGCCGCACAACATCCCAAAGTCATCGGCTGGGGTGAAATCGGGCTGGATTACCATTACGACCACAGCCCGCGCGAGGTGCAGCGGCGCGTCTTTGCCCGGCAGTTGGAACTGGCGCGGAAAATGCAACTGCCTGCGATCATCCACACACGCGAAGCCGAGGACGACACAATTGCCATTTTGCAGGAACACTGGGCGCAAGGCTGCGGCGCGGAAATCGGCGGCATCATCCATTGTTTCACCAGCACGCAGGCGCTGGCTGCTGCGGCGCTGGCAATGGGCTTTTCCATTTCGTTTTCGGGCGTCGTGACGTTCAAAGCGGCGGATGAATTGCGCGCCGTGGCCCAGAGCGTGCCGCTTGACCGATTGTTGATCGAGACCGATTGCCCATTTCTCGCACCCGTGCCGCATCGGGGTAAGCGGAATGAACCGGCCTTTGTGATTGAGACGGCGCGGAAGCTGGCCGAATTGAAGGACGTGACAGTGGAAGAGATTGCCCAGGTCACGACGGCCAATTTCAAACGGCTTTTCAAATTGCCAAGCGAATGA
- a CDS encoding polyprenyl synthetase family protein, with protein sequence MLNIVSAPAKIKAKITAKQIFRLIESDLAAVEDEFERQARSNIQIISHIGHYLHRTGGKRVRPALLILATKIFGEELDGNIIEMAAVMEFLHTATLVHDDIIDGAEVRRGHQTVASQWGNHKAVLMGDWLYMSAYETALRQRNLEILDVLTEATRKMTEGELIQLTLLGNMRISEEQHLDIVRRKTAFLFSASCRIGGILRGASELEKVALADYGLNLGIAFQLIDDLLDFTSDVEQLGKPVLSDLREGKVTLPLIRLLRHQPECAALVNAAMHAEPGCTDQAEAVLALLKRHGELEVARNEAITYIQRAQTALTVLPDNTYRRALADVAQFIIERDR encoded by the coding sequence ATGCTAAACATCGTCTCTGCCCCGGCAAAAATAAAGGCCAAGATCACCGCCAAACAAATCTTCCGCTTGATCGAAAGCGATTTGGCAGCGGTCGAAGACGAATTCGAGCGGCAGGCGCGTTCCAACATCCAAATCATCTCGCATATTGGGCATTATCTGCACCGCACCGGCGGCAAGCGCGTGCGCCCGGCCTTGCTCATCCTCGCCACCAAAATCTTTGGCGAAGAGCTGGACGGCAACATCATCGAGATGGCCGCTGTGATGGAGTTTTTGCACACGGCGACGCTGGTGCACGACGACATCATTGACGGCGCCGAGGTGCGGCGCGGCCATCAAACCGTGGCTTCGCAATGGGGCAATCATAAAGCCGTGCTGATGGGCGATTGGCTGTATATGTCGGCCTACGAAACGGCGTTGCGCCAACGCAACCTGGAAATCCTGGACGTGCTGACCGAGGCCACGCGCAAGATGACCGAAGGCGAACTGATTCAACTAACGCTGCTCGGCAACATGCGCATCAGCGAAGAGCAGCATCTGGACATCGTGCGGCGCAAGACGGCGTTCCTGTTCAGCGCCAGTTGCCGCATCGGCGGCATTTTGCGCGGCGCGAGCGAGTTGGAAAAAGTCGCGCTGGCCGATTACGGTTTGAACCTCGGCATCGCCTTCCAACTGATTGACGACCTGCTGGATTTCACCTCTGATGTCGAACAGTTGGGCAAACCCGTGCTAAGCGATTTGCGCGAAGGCAAAGTCACGCTGCCCTTGATCCGCCTGTTGCGGCATCAACCCGAATGCGCCGCTTTGGTCAACGCTGCGATGCACGCCGAACCGGGTTGCACGGATCAGGCCGAAGCCGTCCTGGCATTGCTCAAACGCCACGGCGAATTGGAAGTCGCGCGCAACGAAGCCATCACTTACATCCAGCGTGCGCAAACCGCCTTGACCGTGTTGCCTGACAACACCTATCGCCGCGCGCTTGCGGATGTTGCTCAATTCATCATTGAGCGTGACCGTTAG
- a CDS encoding phosphotransferase — protein sequence MNRQILEKQTATGPLEDLNEKRVRNYAARHFGTTPENIILTGLTPDASTRKYFRIADQRQPYETLIVSLYPAPFNPHDNSFLDVTKLFERAHLPVPKILGVAGTEGIILQEDLGDTSLAKWMEETRLAGNAQDADEMLRQAIALIARIQAASELAHTTNSIAARLAFDEDKLGWELNFFFDHFFHSYRKQQLPPAEEQAIKTDLQAIAAELSARDRALTHRDYHGMNLMVDPHGHLRVIDHQDARMGPATYDLVPLLVERRLEPADEAWVEAWQQIFLRERDQLGLPPIALEDLRYEFNLMTVQRQLKAIGTFSYQTGVAGRGEFYEKYIVPAIATVLRAMRAPGMREYPALRAALENLTIEQELRELLRRLQPEQKVEVLELARKLAIH from the coding sequence ATGAACAGACAAATTCTTGAGAAACAGACCGCGACTGGCCCGCTGGAAGATTTGAACGAAAAACGCGTGCGCAATTACGCCGCGCGCCATTTCGGCACGACGCCGGAAAACATCATTCTGACGGGCCTAACGCCCGACGCTTCGACGCGCAAATACTTTCGCATCGCTGACCAGCGCCAACCCTACGAAACGCTGATCGTCAGCCTCTATCCCGCGCCCTTCAACCCACACGACAACTCATTTCTGGATGTCACCAAGCTGTTTGAACGCGCTCACCTGCCCGTCCCCAAAATCCTGGGCGTGGCCGGCACCGAAGGCATCATCCTGCAAGAAGACCTGGGCGACACCAGTCTCGCCAAGTGGATGGAAGAAACTCGCCTGGCTGGTAATGCACAAGACGCCGATGAAATGTTGCGCCAAGCCATCGCCTTGATCGCGCGCATACAAGCCGCTTCTGAACTCGCCCACACTACCAATTCCATCGCCGCGCGCCTGGCTTTTGACGAAGACAAGCTCGGCTGGGAACTCAATTTCTTCTTCGATCATTTCTTCCATAGCTACCGCAAACAACAACTGCCACCCGCCGAAGAGCAAGCCATCAAAACCGACCTGCAAGCCATCGCCGCCGAACTCTCGGCGCGCGACCGTGCCCTCACACACCGCGATTACCACGGCATGAACCTGATGGTAGACCCGCACGGTCACTTGCGCGTGATTGACCATCAAGACGCCCGCATGGGCCCCGCGACGTATGACCTCGTGCCCCTGCTCGTCGAACGCCGCCTCGAACCCGCCGACGAAGCCTGGGTCGAAGCCTGGCAACAAATCTTCCTGCGCGAACGCGACCAACTAGGTCTGCCACCCATCGCGCTGGAAGACTTACGCTACGAATTCAATCTGATGACCGTGCAGCGCCAACTCAAAGCCATCGGCACGTTTTCCTATCAAACCGGTGTCGCCGGGCGTGGCGAGTTTTACGAGAAATACATCGTACCCGCGATTGCCACGGTCTTACGTGCCATGCGTGCGCCCGGTATGCGCGAATACCCGGCCCTGCGCGCGGCGTTGGAAAATCTGACGATTGAACAGGAATTGCGCGAATTGCTGAGACGCTTGCAGCCAGAGCAGAAAGTGGAAGTGCTGGAACTGGCGCGTAAATTGGCAATACACTGA
- a CDS encoding class IV adenylate cyclase, producing the protein MPDPHEIEVKLRYDSVAPLERAGLQLTLETPRHFEDNWLLDTAARQLSQRAAILRVRQVNGTGTLTFKERAAPDAAATQFKARVEIETPIGDPASTLALLGRLGYRQWFRYQKYRTVYRAGLPSGAELHVMFDETPLGNFIELEGAEEALAEAVQRLGVRRAEYILESYLALQINVCRALGRELEDMIF; encoded by the coding sequence ATGCCCGATCCGCACGAAATCGAAGTCAAGCTGCGTTACGACAGCGTCGCGCCGCTTGAACGCGCGGGCTTGCAACTCACGCTCGAAACGCCACGCCATTTTGAAGACAACTGGTTGCTCGACACCGCCGCGCGCCAATTGAGCCAGCGCGCCGCCATCCTGCGTGTGCGGCAAGTGAACGGCACGGGCACGCTCACCTTCAAAGAAAGAGCCGCGCCCGATGCCGCCGCCACGCAATTCAAAGCGCGCGTCGAAATCGAGACCCCCATCGGCGACCCGGCCAGCACCCTGGCGCTTTTGGGGCGACTCGGCTACCGCCAATGGTTCCGCTACCAAAAATACCGCACCGTATATCGCGCCGGCTTGCCGAGCGGGGCTGAGTTACATGTTATGTTCGATGAAACACCGTTGGGCAATTTCATCGAACTGGAAGGCGCCGAAGAAGCCCTTGCCGAAGCCGTGCAACGGCTGGGCGTGCGGCGTGCAGAATACATTTTGGAAAGTTACCTGGCGCTGCAAATCAACGTCTGCCGCGCCTTGGGCCGCGAATTGGAAGACATGATTTTCTGA